The genomic stretch GCCGCCTCGAGTTTCTCTACTTGATCCTTCCTCAGACACGGAAGCAGCGACAGCGGCATATCCCCCGCTTTACTATAGTTTTACAGTTTACGGTATCCGTCCCTCGCGGGGACGGCATCAGTGGGAGAGGGCGAAAACGCGCGATCTCACCAATCGCTGACGAGGTGGGCCCCGCCCCTGCACGCGGCGGGCCGCTTGGAAAGTTTCCCGGCGACGGCAGTTGTGAGGAGCGTCCACTCGGTTGATGCGGCCTCGTGCGGAGGGAGCATGCCGCAGCACCGCGAAAATCGAGTCCGGCACGCGGACGAGCACGCGGCGCAGTACCCCGCCCTTGCAGCCGCGATGGAGTTGTGCTGCGTGCCGACGGGCTGTCACTTGGACGAGCCGATGCGCGTGGACAGCGCCGTCAAGGTGATCTGCAACAACGAGCATTGCCCGCAGAGTCAGCTGATGCACAGGGCCTGCTTCGAGGAGTGGGAGAGCGCGGTGCTGTCCTTCCTGCGCTCCACCGGGCGCGCGCGATCTTGGAGCGAGAAGCAGCGGCTGCAGAACCTGTGGACCAAGAAAGGCTACGACTTGGCCTACAAGGCGTGCGGCTGCCGCTGCGGCAAGGGACACCTACGCAAGGACCTCGACTGGGTCCCCCCGCCGGTGGCCGAAGCCAAGAAGAAGCAGCGGCGCAGAAAGGGCAACGACAAGCCCAGCCTGAACAAGCAGCCGAGCGGCGTGCCCGTGACGCGGCTACGGAGCTCGAGCATGTCGAGCACGGGCTCTGCCAGCCCGCCCAGCTCGTCGCCCGAGTTCCCGCCGTCACCGACGCACAAGCTGTTTTCGCGTCGCCAGGACTACTCGTCCTTCAACGCACTTCCGCGGCACAAGATCAACGCGTACCACATCAAGATGGAAGACGAAGGCGACGACATCCGCTGCTTCATCCTGAACACGCTCAGTGCCAACAAGACGTCTCGCATGGCCTGCATCGTGTGCCAGGCGCCCATGAGCGTGTTCGACCGCTACCCGCTGGTGGACGGCACGCTCTTCCTCTCGCCGCGACAGCACAGCCCGGGCTCGGTGCGCGTCGACGAGCGGTACTTGAACGCCGTGTGCATGGGCTGCCTCGAAGGCTGGCCGCTGGCGTGTGGCGCGTGTGGCGCGCGCTGGAGCGGCCGCCACCTCATCCTGGGCACCATGTACGCGTACGACATATTCGCGGCCACTCCGTGCTGCGACGAGCGACTGCGCTGCAGCAGCTGCCGAGAACCGTTCGAGCGGTGGCCGAGCAGCTACTTCAGCGACTACAGCCACCGCGTGTGCTGCGCGCACTGCGGCGCCAAGGACTACCACTTCGTCAAACCACTCAGCACGTTCGTCAGGCTGTGAGACACGTGATACGCACTCATTCTGGTCAACGGTACGTACTGCGCGCGCGCCATTTGTAAAATGTCCTTCACTCATTGAGCTGCTTTTTGTATGCTTTGTTTCTCCGGAGGGCCAATCCTCAATAAAATTATGTTTGCCACGCTTGTTTCGCTCGGGTATTTGAGAAGCGGTCCAAAGTCCCCAGGGCAGGGAACGCTTTTCCCCGAGCGTTTCACTGCCAAGGACAATCAATAGCGCGTCTGGCGGCCCACTTTTCAGGGTCGGCGGCCGACGGCACGATTcgctttgcaatgcgcttgacaTTGTTGTTTCGCTGTGCGCTGGTCAATTTATTGAGAGGCCTTTCTCTGCGGTATTTAACAACCGCTAAATCGACAATGGTTCAAGAAGATGAGCTACTTGCGAAGCTGGCTCGTTGGGGGGAAATATTTTATGCAATTTGTTTGTGCTGTGTAAAACACTTCCTGTCAGTTTAATTGTAGAATGGCTCAGTGCTAGTCGTCttgattcttttttttaattttgtccaAGTTTGCTTGTTTCAGTCTTGGCAAGGAAAATGCGCCCGACGAAGTGTGGGAGGTTTGGGGCGATACCGACGTCACGTGGGGTCATGGAAGCTGCAACTCCTCTGCTGGAACGTGGGGCACGACATTCCCGATTTACacgaaatttactgtaggcctacgTATTAGACACAGAACAacggttagtttcgtgaaaaGAACAATTGTTCGCCGGAAAAAAGTATATGTACATcttggccgaaaaaaaaaatccgtcaatttctgaattttgagcgcatgTGCACCTATTGGCCACGATATTATTCCCATACGAGAACAAGTGAAACGTCGGGGGacttttgaggaaaaaaatcGCAGAAACGTCACACCGCACAAAATAACTCTATTTCAAGCTTTTATTGTTGCAGACAAGTGgtaataaaactcggtacatattgGCACAAGAGTTTCTtgcttcattttgatgtattctggtttcacccacaagaactgttagcaacgctcggcgcaggccgcgtcGCAATGTTCGGCAAACTTCGCGGTTGTTTGTTATCATTCTGTTAAGGTCGCGCGCAGAACGCGAATAGTCacgtttattcgagagcttgcgcgaacgataaggctggaaagttcgctGACATGATGTATAAAGGATCGAcaaccgacgctctgttcgccgctgatTGCACCTAGTGGCGTATCAACTTGTTCgccagcaggggggggggggggggggcaagccttTGTCGGCCGTATATTTATACATAGAGAGAGAATTTGCTTAGCAGTGTGTAACAACGATGTAGAAAAAGTACACTCAGTTTTACGTGACAAACGCTGGGGCAACCATACATACGCGTGTTATGCCCGGCCGGTAATAGTGTGACAGGGAACACTTTTTATGCATTAACCACaaaactttatgcatgaatacaaatATATTGATGGCGGCCTTCCCAGTATAATATATCATTCAGTGAAGTTTCGTTAATGTCTAcgagctgctcactaataattgcgtttttaatGTTCTTAGCAATGAAATGACtgcacctttttcttttcttaacttccttgcacatattcaggttgGCTGATATTAAGTTTGCCTCATTTTCTCCTCGTCGGAATAGTGTTTCTAGcgcgttgttattattattagtcttaACCTGTCAACCACAAGTTTTATTTCTTTAAAGTAAGAATTTGTGTAGACGGTTAGTATAATATTtataatgagagcagcattttgggctagttggggaTCCATGACATCGAAGAAATTGCGCGGCGAAAACACGGACAGGAGAGAacacaagtacaaacacagcgcaaactttcaactggatttattgtgccactggatCTGCTTATATACGCCACAGTATACATCACGCATGCGCGCGAATGGACGCGACGCGAAAAAGGCCGCGCATGcatgcatagaaaaaaaaaatgaaataaacagtTACGCGTTAGACGATCTTAGGAACACAAGCTCCTTATCGGTGAGGGCCAGTGATGGTGAGCTAACGCACAAATCACCTAATTCTATAATCGTCTCtgcctctgtcacttcgcgaATTAGCTGCGTTCTGCCGCGTGAAACCACCGTACACAGAGCAAAGGAAGGAATACAGCCACAATCTCGACAGTGGAGCGCTAAAAAACCACCGgtgccattttttacattgttgtggtgttcatgtagccggtcattgaggcatcgCCCGGTCTGCCCAATTTACTGCTTCCCACACGAAAGAGGGAGGCAGACGCCCTCCGTACGGCAGACGCCCCAAAGTAGGCGTTGTAACCTGATGGGATTTCTCACAACTTGAAGAAGATTGCCCAGAAGGCAAACGTGAAGCCGGTGTTCTCGGCTCCCAACAAGCTCGGGAAGCTATGCAGGCTCACGGATCCAAATGCCGTCCCGCCAGAGAAGTGCACTAAGCGGCACCGGAACAAGTTCGTTGAGTGTGCCGAGCGTGTGGTGTACTGCCTCCCTCTTTCGTGTGGGAGGCagtacattgggcagaccggACGATGCCTCGATAACCTGCTACGTGAACaccacaacaatgtaaaaaatggcacCGGTGGTTTTTTGGCGATCCAATGTCGAGATTGTGGCTGTATTCCTTCCTTTGCTCAGCGTACGGTTGTTTCACGCGGCAGAACGCAGCTAATTCGCGAAGTGACAGAGGCTGTTATAGAATTAGGTGATTTGTGCGTTAGCTCACCATCACTGGCCCTCACCGATAAGGAGCTTGTGTTCCCAAGATCTTCTAACGCGTAActgtttatttcatttttgttatgcatgcgcggtctttttcgcgtcgcgtcCATTCGCGCGCATGCGCGATGTATACTGTGGCATATAAGCAGatccagtggcacaataaatGCAGTTGAAAgcttgcgctgtgtttgtacttgtgtTCTCtcctgtccgtgttttcgtcgcgcaatttctttgatgtcataaTATTTATACTTATTTGCAACATTGCTTGGAGGGGCCGGATGTGCAAAACGGTCCAAGTTTTCTTTGAGAAAATGTGGGCACTTATGAACCACCCCGCACAGGCACGTATAGCCAGGATCTTTTTTCTGGGtcacacagcacctgctcgtgaCTCGGTGCAACAAATGACCACGCATGCGCAGCTACGTAAGAAATAGAGGAGTGCACTATTTTCAGTACGACATATTTTTAGCCACTGGTTCTTCACCATTTGTCAAAACGTTTCGGTGTGCCTTAAAATCGCCTGCTGGTTACGCGATTACCCGCCCCGGTGGTTTACTGGTTAcagagctcgactgctgacccgaaggtcgcgggatcgaatcccggtggcggcggcctcatttccgatggaggcgaaaattcttgaggcccgtgtatttatatttatgcacgttaaagaaccccaggtggtcgaaacttccggagctctccactacggcgtccctcataatcatctcATGGTTTTTGGACCTAACACCCCAACACATATTATATTATTGCAATTGTTACGCCACGTCACAAACTTAAATGGAATCGCCCGCTTGTTACTCGACGCACGCAAACAGCGCATTATTGTGCTGAACAATGCCAAAACCTTTTTGGTATAGCCGAATCatgtctcattctgaatgtacttactacttatagcagctggcgagatgaattcatatgaGTTGCAGTTCTATtataacgacgttgagctgttCGTGCCCGCATACAACAACTCTGTGAATTCATCTTTGCGGAGATGGGGTAGTAAtacttctttgccgtccgtgttGTATTTagcgctgtacaagtcaatttGAAATGAATCAAGACCAAGTatagcccggctgtcaattcagtctccgTTGTCCCAAAAACATTTCCCTGCTTAggtagatcaagttgcggggcaagcttgaaagctggacTTTGCTGTGTGTTCGAGTCCACTTCCTAATTCGTCGATTTGTTGCAATCCACCGCGATCATTACGGCacctacgtcacttgacgtcactgctcggagcgagtcggccatattggtgaacagcggttAGACCTTGTTGAGCGCTGCCTCGCCGCGCCGGCGAGTTTCTCTCAGCTGCGGAAGAAAGAAGCAGCCCACTGGGCTTGTTTCGAATACTAAGGGTTAATTATTGACGGCCAGTGCGAGCGTACAAAAATGCTCAGCGCCAACCGTCGGAGGTGGCGCACATAAGGCGTGCAAATCTTGACGAAGAAATCCCCAGCGTTCGTGTGTGTGGAGCGCACTTCGTAGTAGGCGAGCGAAAAAGAGAGGAGATATGATGACAATAATGAACGCGGATGCTCTTGggtcattccacgagagatcgacgcgggtccgaaaattgatatttagatttgattgagtttAACCAGGTAGCTTGAAAGTAAACTTTGTTTTATGATTAACGGCAtaacttacgagaaaaaaatatcaaacttatcCAACACGGAGGGACGAATTTTGTCACCTGTCATTCTCGAAAGTTTTAGATGCTATAAAAACACAATTATTATCGTTTTTTCCCTGAAATTTCCTGAATTTATGCTTAATGAAGAATAAATTCATACGACCCACACGGTTTCaagtttgtagagcgaaggaaaataGTTTTTAAAAATGTCTAATTATGTGACATTTTATAATAGGTTAtgtattctcccccccccctttttttttctctgaaggcAATGCAAGCAGCGCTTCGAAACTTGACGAGTTGTGGGAATATAGTGTGTTCAATAAGTGCATAAAATATTGTTGCCGTAGGGcaatatatattttatatattgcCTCAAACTTCTCATATCGGCGAAAGTGAACCTTACTGAAATGCGAATATTAAAAACCTCCCATCTtcgatttttcttaaaatcccgtAAAGAGACAACCGAAGACCATcgaaaagtaatatagaaagacatgttgcattattttgttttagcGACAATATTCGCGGTACAAATCAGAGCTTTTCCAGAATGCGCTGAGGTGCTGAGAAATCCAGAAATCGGAACAGAAAAGTGGCAATCGCTTCAAACGCGAGTAAACGTGACCGCATTTGGAGAAGAAAGGCTGTTTTAGTGGATCGGAGTAATTATTTTGAGCACGATATTCCACAGTACCCGAACGCGCTTATACGTCGAGCACTGAGACTTCTTATATGTGGGCGCCTCTCCATTACTGACACACGGATGCGACTGCTGTGAGGCCATGTGTTTTCAACATTTTGGTTAACTGAATTAAATGTGGAACGAGTTCACGAACGATGCATAACGAATTTTGATCATTTGGGGCGCGGAGACTGCCGCTTTAGACTGAACACGCTTTAGAGCTAGTTGTCGTCCGTCGTCTGCTCAACAGATTAATTGCTGCACGTcgcatctcggaggcaatgctttaGATCATATGGTTTAAAGTCGGGACAAAGATAACGCCATCTGTGATTTTATCGACAAATACTTCGTGAAATTCATTTGAACATACTACACTTCAGTTTTGCATTCGCACTGCGGATACTTGCGCACTCTGTTTTACGTCTGCTCATTAAAGGTGAGAGACATAGGAACAGACGACGGATAGATCACTTTCGTGCTGCTCATTTCACGCATCTTTCTTTGTAAGGAAATGATAGCAGCATTGCCACTGATTTGAGCCTGAAGGAGCGTGGCGATAGCTGACCGCTTCAGCCATGATAGAGTTTTTTGTGCAGATTACCtgatggtgcacaaaaagaaaataccttATCAAAGAAATTTCCGCAAGGTCGACGACATCGACCTGTTTGCCCTCCAGAAGCTTTTGCCGAAAGCTGCCCGCCATGCACATGACAACGACCACGCCTGCCAGAACTTCTTCAGACGCCTCAGACATATGCTGTCTTCATCTGATGGCTCCTCAGCTGAAACAGTTGATGAGTTTTTGCCGGAATAAGAGGAAGCCAGAAGTCAAGAGCGGTGCGTAAATACGCCTGAAGCATTGCCACATATGCGACTGGAGACGCTGCATGCGCAAAATAGCAACGTTCGACCAGAGGAAAGCCAGCCTAGCAACATTTCCACGGTGACCGTGAAATGCCACCGTAATGTGTGTAACCGCCATTTAGAACCATCAGATCTAAAATGCAATGTGTGTGCCCAGTGGTTCAAGAACTTCAAACAAGCCTATGAAGCGTGCTCTTCTTATCAAGAGCGAATGCGTTTGTTGACACTGTTGCCGAGCGAATAGGAGCGCCGAAAACTCCAAGCGCTTATACCAAACTTGTCAGCTTACATGATATACAGATCCCGACGCTGGCGCGAAAAACACGGGATAGGTCAGCACCAAATGCGCTCAAAAGGACACGGCTGAACCCAATGGACGTCCAGGCAGCTATGGCCTTACTGCTCCAAAGATGAGTATGGCTGCTCTCGGCAGAGTCCCACAAAAAAGATGTAGTATCTGTTTTGATATACGGAAAAAAGGAGCGTGTTTCCAAAAGGTTTATGACCCGTTCGGTGCGAGAGGCTTACCGTCTCTTTAAAGAAGCTAATCCGAACACGTCTATTGGGCTCTCAAAGTTTTATTCTCTGAGGCCGAAGTGGGTTCTTCTTGCACCACAGCGAGAAGTGTGTCTTTGTATACTGTGCTAATGCCACGGAGTGTGTTTCTGCCCTACAAGATGTCACCGATGGTGCCTACACGGCCGACTTCCTGAAAGAACTATGTCTTTGCAGCTCTCCTACAAGTGATTGTTTTTTAGGCAATTGTGATTATGTGCTAAGGAGGACGCTCTGACATTTACACATTTGGGAATCCCCGAAGAAATTTAGGTAGCCT from Rhipicephalus sanguineus isolate Rsan-2018 unplaced genomic scaffold, BIME_Rsan_1.4 Seq650, whole genome shotgun sequence encodes the following:
- the LOC119377992 gene encoding headcase protein-like, with the protein product MPQHRENRVRHADEHAAQYPALAAAMELCCVPTGCHLDEPMRVDSAVKVICNNEHCPQSQLMHRACFEEWESAVLSFLRSTGRARSWSEKQRLQNLWTKKGYDLAYKACGCRCGKGHLRKDLDWVPPPVAEAKKKQRRRKGNDKPSLNKQPSGVPVTRLRSSSMSSTGSASPPSSSPEFPPSPTHKLFSRRQDYSSFNALPRHKINAYHIKMEDEGDDIRCFILNTLSANKTSRMACIVCQAPMSVFDRYPLVDGTLFLSPRQHSPGSVRVDERYLNAVCMGCLEGWPLACGACGARWSGRHLILGTMYAYDIFAATPCCDERLRCSSCREPFERWPSSYFSDYSHRVCCAHCGAKDYHFVKPLSTFVRL